Proteins from one Anopheles nili chromosome 2, idAnoNiliSN_F5_01, whole genome shotgun sequence genomic window:
- the LOC128728737 gene encoding mucin-2-like, whose amino-acid sequence MKIAVGFLVLAMLAVYIVDAKRNRQAAAEEEEYDDDMDGFFGLQKAWMKIYVKWKSRVQKRTTTKKSRMTTTTARKTTTKYTTTTARTTVKTTVTTPKITTTTAKLTTTTAKPTTTTPKAATTIAATTTTKATTTPVPTTTTKPTTTSTTIPTTTTKPTTTSTTLPTTTTLPTTTTKPTIATSTVPTTTAPAPTTTVPTTTSVPTTSTPASTTSTTVPTTTAKPTTVSTTAPATTTTAPITTTIAPITTTAATSTTTKPTVAAVTLPTTTSPPSTTTSIPTTSTVSTTTVKPTTTVITSPTTTAPPATTTATATTTTLPTTITTPLVNKFAPMPLGVVGTTTTAKVSTIPIVNNMPYTASNTKSDDPFASGGTSASMIMAPCLLQTSTSPVFVTDRATTPTTMVTTPATKDEIEPVLQEYYEDSYNDEELMVYLDGPGVEEMKQNNDKNKNINNNRNKNRNKQKQNKNKNNGNHFGVNKKSIRTESH is encoded by the coding sequence ATGAAGATCGCCGTCGGGTTTCTCGTTTTGGCCATGCTGGCGGTATACATAGTGGACGCTAAACGGAAccgtcaagcagcagcagaagaagaggaGTACGACGACGATATGGACGGATTCTTTGGATTACAAAAAGCTTGGATGAAGATCTACGTGAAATGGAAAAGTCGTGTACAAAAGCGAACGACAACGAAGAAATCTCGAATGACTACTACAACCGCGAGGAAAACAACCACCAAATACACAACAACTACCGCTAGGACTACAGTGAAAACAACAGTAACAACACCAAAAATAACGACTACTACAGCGAAACTAACTACTACTACAGCCAAACCAACTACTACGACACCGAAAGCAGCTACTACGATAGCAGCTACAACAACTACTAAGGCCACGACGACTCCTGTGCCGACTACAACTACTAAGCCAACGACTACTTCAACAACGAtcccaacgacgacgaccaaACCAACAACGACATCTACTACCCTGCCAACCACCACTACTTTGCCAACTACTACTACTAAGCCCACAATTGCAACCTCTACTGTACCGACTACGACGGCTCCTGCGCCAACTACGACTGTACCGACTACGACTTCTGTACCGACTACGTCGACTCCTGCGTCGACTACATCGACCACAGTGCCGACTACTACAGCAAAGCCAACAACGGTTTCTACAACAGCTCcggccacaacaacaacagctccGATCACAACAACAATAGCTCCGatcacaacaacagcagctacGTCAACAACAACCAAGCCAACAGTCGCTGCTGTAACGTTGCCTACTACAACTTCACCACCGTCTACTACGACGTCCATACCCACGACCTCTACGGTATCGACAACCACTGTGAAACCAACCACAACTGTGATTACATCCCCTACAACAACTGCGCCTCCTGCAACGACTACTGCAACAGCGACCACCACTACGTTGCCAACTACTATCACGACTCCTCTGGTCAATAAATTTGCACCGATGCCTCTCGGTGTCGTTGGCACGACGACAACGGCCAAGGTCAGTACTATCCCTATTGTGAATAACATGCCATATACTGCTTCAAACACAAAATCTGATGATCCTTTTGCTTCCGGGGGAACGTCGGCCTCGATGATCATGGCACCCTGTCTGTTACAAACATCAACTTCACCGGTATTCGTCACCGACAGAGCGACTACTCCTACGACTATGGTGACTACCCCAGCTACTAAGGACGAGATTGAGCCAGTATTGCAAGAATATTATGAAGACTCGTACAACGACGAAGAGCTCATGGTCTACCTAGACGGACCAGGTGTTGAGGAAATGAAACAGAACAATGACAAAAACAAGAACATAAATAACAACAGAAACAAGAACAGGAACAAACAGAAGCagaacaagaacaaaaataatgGTAATCATTTTGGGGTCAATAAAAAATCGATTAGAACGGAGTCGCACTAG